A stretch of the Rodentibacter haemolyticus genome encodes the following:
- the ilvM gene encoding acetolactate synthase 2 small subunit yields the protein MNEYQIELTANHRPEVLERILRVVRHRGFTVTAMDMALIEQKVRLKITVKSDRTLDLLVNQLVKLPDVLAIN from the coding sequence ATGAATGAATATCAAATTGAACTCACCGCCAACCACCGCCCTGAAGTGTTGGAACGAATCTTGCGTGTGGTACGCCATCGCGGCTTTACCGTAACAGCAATGGATATGGCACTCATCGAACAAAAAGTGCGATTAAAAATCACCGTGAAATCCGACCGCACTTTAGATTTATTGGTTAATCAGTTGGTGAAGTTGCCGGATGTTTTAGCAATCAATTAA
- the ilvG gene encoding acetolactate synthase 2 catalytic subunit, with amino-acid sequence MTGAQLIMECLKAHHVTTLFGYPGGAIMPTYDALYDANLDHLLCRNEQGAAMAAIGYARSTGKVGVCIATSGPGATNLITGLGDAMMDSVPVIAITGQVAAPLIGTDAFQEADVLGLSLACTKHSFIVQSADELADVFAEAFEIAQSGRPGPVLIDVPRNIQAGEVPPHIQAYVKTPTKPTALSESALEQADKLLKNAKKPVLYVGGGVGMAKAVPALREFLKQTQMPSVSTLKGLGAINPTDDVYMGMIGMHGTKAANFAVQECDLLLVCGARFDDRVTGKLDTFAPNAKVIHCDIDVAEINKLRRADVALQGDLIQALNALKQPLEIELWRAHVRDLKTKLDFTYVDNAGDRPIDPWSLLNTLSNRKPKNAVICTDVGQHQMWSAQHMRHFAPENYITSAGFGTMGFGLPAAVGAKKARPQDDVILVSGDGSFMMNVQELGSIKRGNLPVKILLLDNQRLGMVRQWQDLFWNKRRSETILEDNPDFVMLANAFGIPAERIERAEEVDGALTRLLESDTAYLLQVCIPPDDCVWPLVPPGACNADMVEEI; translated from the coding sequence ATGACCGGTGCACAACTTATTATGGAATGCCTAAAGGCACACCATGTTACAACACTTTTCGGCTATCCCGGTGGCGCGATTATGCCCACCTATGATGCGCTCTATGATGCAAATTTAGATCACTTACTTTGCCGCAACGAACAAGGGGCGGCGATGGCGGCGATCGGCTATGCTCGTTCTACGGGCAAAGTCGGCGTATGTATTGCCACCTCCGGTCCGGGGGCGACCAACTTAATCACAGGTCTTGGCGATGCGATGATGGATTCTGTTCCTGTCATTGCCATTACCGGTCAGGTTGCTGCGCCTTTAATCGGTACCGATGCTTTCCAAGAGGCGGATGTACTGGGCTTATCTTTAGCCTGTACCAAACACAGTTTTATCGTGCAAAGTGCGGATGAATTAGCCGATGTTTTTGCAGAGGCGTTTGAAATCGCCCAAAGCGGCCGTCCGGGCCCGGTATTAATAGATGTGCCGCGAAATATCCAGGCTGGTGAAGTGCCGCCTCACATTCAAGCCTACGTAAAAACACCGACAAAACCGACCGCACTTTCCGAAAGTGCGCTTGAACAAGCCGACAAATTACTAAAAAACGCTAAAAAACCGGTGCTTTATGTAGGCGGCGGCGTAGGAATGGCAAAAGCCGTGCCGGCGTTACGTGAGTTTTTAAAGCAAACTCAAATGCCGTCTGTTTCCACATTAAAAGGGCTGGGGGCGATTAATCCTACCGATGATGTGTATATGGGAATGATCGGTATGCACGGCACGAAAGCGGCAAATTTTGCGGTGCAAGAATGTGATTTGCTGCTTGTATGCGGCGCACGTTTTGATGATCGTGTAACCGGCAAACTCGATACTTTCGCTCCCAATGCGAAAGTGATTCATTGCGACATTGATGTGGCGGAAATCAATAAACTTCGCCGTGCCGATGTCGCCTTGCAAGGCGATTTGATTCAAGCGTTAAATGCTCTCAAACAGCCGCTTGAGATTGAGCTTTGGCGGGCGCACGTTCGCGATCTTAAAACAAAATTAGATTTCACTTATGTCGATAACGCAGGTGATCGCCCGATAGATCCTTGGTCATTGCTGAATACCCTTTCCAACCGCAAACCGAAAAATGCCGTGATTTGTACCGATGTCGGGCAACACCAAATGTGGTCGGCACAACATATGCGACATTTTGCGCCGGAAAACTACATCACCTCGGCAGGATTCGGCACAATGGGTTTCGGTTTGCCGGCAGCGGTAGGGGCGAAAAAAGCCCGACCGCAAGATGACGTGATTTTAGTCAGCGGGGACGGCTCGTTTATGATGAACGTGCAAGAATTGGGCTCCATTAAACGCGGCAATTTACCGGTGAAAATTTTGTTATTGGATAATCAGCGTTTGGGTATGGTGCGCCAATGGCAGGATTTATTCTGGAACAAACGCCGCTCTGAAACCATTTTAGAAGATAATCCTGATTTTGTAATGCTCGCCAATGCATTTGGCATTCCTGCCGAACGAATCGAACGGGCGGAGGAAGTGGACGGCGCACTTACAAGACTATTAGAAAGCGACACGGCATATTTATTACAAGTGTGTATTCCGCCGGATGATTGTGTATGGCCGCTCGTGCCACCGGGTGCGTGCAATGCCGATATGGTGGAGGAAATATAA
- the ansB gene encoding L-asparaginase 2: MKLNKLAFSLFLGISMANAAELPNITILATGGTIAGSGQSAVNSAYKAGQLNVDTLIEAVPEMQNIAKIKGEQIVKIGSQDMTDEVWLKLAKTINAQCKDTDGFVITHGTDTMEETAYFLDLTVKCEKPVVLVGAMRPATEKSADGPLNLYNAVVVATDKKSAGRGVLVAMNNEVLGARDVTKTSTTAVQTFHSPNFGSLGYIHNSKVDYERSPESKHTVNTPFNVEKLDSLPKVGIVYAYSNAPIEPLNALLDSGYQGIVTAGVGNGNVNAAHLERLEKAAKEGIAVVRSSRVPTGYTTRDAEVDDSQYGFVASGTLNPQKARVLLQLALTQTKDPKVIQQYFEDF, from the coding sequence ATGAAATTAAATAAATTAGCATTTTCTTTGTTCTTAGGTATTTCAATGGCAAATGCTGCCGAATTACCCAATATTACGATTCTTGCTACCGGCGGGACTATCGCCGGTAGCGGCCAAAGTGCGGTTAATTCGGCTTATAAAGCGGGTCAGCTTAATGTTGATACTTTAATTGAAGCCGTGCCTGAAATGCAAAACATTGCGAAAATTAAAGGCGAACAGATTGTAAAAATCGGTTCACAAGATATGACGGATGAAGTATGGCTGAAACTTGCGAAAACCATTAATGCTCAATGTAAAGACACGGACGGTTTTGTCATTACGCATGGTACGGATACGATGGAAGAAACAGCCTATTTTTTAGATCTGACCGTAAAATGCGAAAAACCGGTGGTGTTGGTGGGCGCAATGCGACCTGCAACGGAGAAAAGTGCGGATGGTCCATTAAATTTATATAACGCCGTGGTTGTTGCAACGGATAAAAAATCCGCCGGACGCGGCGTATTGGTTGCAATGAATAACGAAGTGCTTGGCGCTCGAGACGTAACCAAAACCAGCACAACGGCGGTTCAAACTTTCCATTCGCCAAACTTTGGTTCATTAGGCTATATTCATAACAGCAAAGTAGATTATGAACGTTCGCCGGAAAGTAAACATACCGTTAATACGCCATTTAATGTTGAAAAATTGGATAGTCTTCCGAAAGTAGGCATTGTTTATGCCTATTCCAATGCGCCGATTGAACCGTTAAATGCGCTTTTGGATTCCGGCTATCAAGGCATTGTGACAGCTGGGGTCGGGAACGGTAATGTGAATGCAGCTCATTTGGAACGCTTGGAAAAAGCGGCGAAAGAGGGCATTGCAGTCGTGCGTTCTTCCCGCGTACCAACCGGTTACACAACCCGTGATGCTGAAGTAGATGATTCACAATATGGTTTTGTCGCTTCCGGCACGTTGAATCCGCAAAAAGCGCGCGTGTTATTACAGCTTGCTTTAACGCAAACCAAAGATCCGAAAGTGATTCAACAATATTTTGAGGATTTCTAA
- the cysE gene encoding serine O-acetyltransferase: MTLEVWQHIRQEAKELVENEPMLASFFHSTILKHQNLGGALSYLLANKLANPIMPAISLREIIEEAYLAEPAIIDSAACDIKAVRQRDPAVELWSTPLLYLKGFHAIQSYRITHYLWQKNRKALALYLQNQISVAFDVDIHPAAKIGHGIMFDHATGIVVGETSVIENDVSILQGVTLGGTGKESGDRHPKVREGVMIGAGAKILGNIEVGKYAKIGANSVVLQPIPEYATAAGVPARIIGKDKEAKPAFEMNQYFIDDGINLNI, from the coding sequence ATGACGTTAGAGGTATGGCAACACATTCGCCAAGAAGCGAAAGAATTAGTTGAGAATGAACCCATGCTCGCAAGTTTTTTTCACTCCACGATTTTAAAGCACCAAAATCTCGGTGGTGCATTAAGCTACTTACTTGCGAATAAACTGGCAAACCCGATTATGCCGGCGATTTCCCTGCGTGAAATTATTGAAGAAGCCTATTTAGCGGAGCCCGCGATTATTGATAGTGCCGCCTGCGATATTAAAGCCGTGCGCCAGCGTGATCCTGCGGTGGAGCTGTGGTCTACTCCTTTGCTCTATTTAAAAGGATTTCATGCCATTCAAAGCTATCGTATTACTCATTATCTTTGGCAGAAAAACCGTAAAGCGCTTGCTCTTTATTTACAAAATCAAATTTCCGTTGCCTTTGATGTGGATATTCATCCTGCAGCGAAAATCGGCCACGGCATTATGTTTGACCATGCCACAGGTATTGTCGTGGGGGAAACTTCCGTTATTGAAAATGATGTGTCGATTTTGCAAGGCGTAACTTTGGGCGGAACAGGCAAAGAATCCGGTGATCGTCATCCGAAAGTACGTGAGGGGGTTATGATTGGTGCTGGTGCTAAAATTCTGGGCAATATTGAAGTGGGTAAATATGCAAAAATCGGGGCGAATTCCGTAGTACTTCAACCTATTCCCGAATATGCCACCGCAGCCGGCGTGCCTGCGCGCATTATCGGAAAAGATAAAGAAGCGAAACCGGCATTTGAAATGAATCAATATTTTATTGATGATGGTATAAATTTGAATATTTAA
- a CDS encoding anaerobic C4-dicarboxylate transporter has translation MSAMFLLQFAIVLLCILVGARVGGIGLGVFGGLGLAILSFGFGLKPAGLPIDVMFMIMAVVAAAAAMQAAGGLDYMIKIATKILRRNPKHITFIAPAVTWLFTFLAGTGHVAYSVLPVIAEVSRQNGIRPERPLSMAVIASQFAIVASPIAAAVVAVVAYLEPQGFLLGDVLIVTIPATLLGIFLACIFVNKMGKELKDDPEYQRRLKDPNYADALASSTDVKEMEVSNTAKISVALFLFGALLVVLMGAIPSLRPMFDGKPMGMAHTIEIIMLSIGALIILTCKPDGTEITKGSVFHAGMRAVVAILGIAWLGDTLMQAHMTEVKEMVKNLVETAPWTFALALFVLSVLVNSQGATVATLFPLGIALGIPAPVLIGVFVAVNGYFFVPNYGPIIASIDFDTTGTTKIGKYIFNHSFMLPGLLSMVFSVIIGLLLANVLL, from the coding sequence ATGTCTGCAATGTTTTTATTACAATTTGCCATCGTGCTATTGTGTATCCTTGTCGGTGCGCGAGTAGGTGGTATCGGTTTAGGTGTATTTGGCGGCTTAGGTCTTGCCATTCTCTCATTCGGTTTCGGCTTAAAACCCGCCGGTTTACCAATTGATGTAATGTTTATGATTATGGCGGTTGTTGCTGCAGCGGCGGCAATGCAAGCGGCAGGTGGTTTAGATTATATGATCAAAATCGCTACCAAGATTTTACGCCGTAATCCGAAACACATTACATTTATCGCGCCGGCAGTAACTTGGTTATTCACGTTTTTAGCCGGTACCGGTCACGTAGCCTATTCGGTATTACCGGTTATTGCCGAAGTAAGTCGTCAAAACGGTATTCGTCCGGAACGCCCGCTTTCCATGGCGGTTATCGCTTCTCAATTCGCAATCGTTGCAAGCCCGATTGCAGCGGCTGTTGTTGCGGTGGTTGCCTATCTTGAACCGCAAGGTTTTTTACTTGGCGATGTATTAATCGTCACTATTCCGGCAACTCTTTTAGGTATTTTCCTCGCTTGCATCTTTGTAAACAAAATGGGAAAAGAGCTTAAAGATGATCCGGAATATCAACGCCGTTTAAAAGATCCGAATTATGCGGATGCGCTTGCTTCTTCTACAGATGTAAAAGAAATGGAAGTTAGTAACACAGCAAAAATTTCCGTAGCTTTATTCTTATTCGGCGCATTACTCGTTGTATTGATGGGTGCAATACCGAGCCTACGCCCTATGTTTGACGGAAAACCTATGGGTATGGCACATACGATTGAAATCATTATGCTCTCTATTGGTGCGTTAATTATTCTAACCTGCAAACCGGATGGTACGGAGATTACCAAAGGCTCTGTATTCCATGCCGGTATGCGTGCCGTTGTCGCTATTTTAGGTATCGCTTGGTTAGGGGATACCTTAATGCAAGCACACATGACCGAAGTGAAAGAAATGGTGAAAAACTTAGTAGAAACCGCACCATGGACGTTCGCCTTAGCCTTATTCGTACTTTCTGTCTTGGTAAACAGCCAAGGTGCAACCGTTGCGACCTTGTTCCCGCTAGGGATCGCATTAGGCATTCCTGCACCGGTCTTAATCGGGGTGTTCGTTGCAGTGAACGGTTATTTCTTCGTCCCTAACTATGGTCCGATCATTGCTTCTATTGACTTTGATACTACCGGCACAACAAAAATCGGTAAATACATATTCAACCACAGTTTTATGTTGCCGGGTTTATTAAGTATGGTATTTAGCGTAATCATTGGTTTACTCTTGGCCAATGTGCTGCTCTAA
- the secB gene encoding protein-export chaperone SecB — protein MSEQNQQPEVTAEESQAVLQIQRIYVKDVSFEAPNLPHIFHQEWKPKLGFDLSTETVQLGDDLYEVTLNITVETTMEDSGDLAFICEVKQSGVFTISGLEDIQMTHCLTSQCPNMLFPYARELISSLVNRGTFPALNLSPVNFDALFIEYMNRQQEAAEDTSAEETKETQH, from the coding sequence ATGTCAGAACAAAATCAACAACCGGAAGTGACGGCAGAAGAATCACAAGCAGTACTTCAAATTCAACGTATTTACGTGAAAGATGTATCCTTCGAAGCACCGAATCTTCCTCATATTTTTCATCAAGAATGGAAACCTAAACTCGGTTTCGATTTAAGCACCGAAACCGTGCAATTAGGTGATGATCTATACGAAGTTACCCTAAACATTACCGTTGAAACCACGATGGAAGATTCGGGCGATTTGGCTTTCATTTGTGAAGTGAAACAATCCGGTGTATTTACAATTAGCGGATTGGAAGATATTCAAATGACGCATTGCTTAACTTCACAATGCCCAAATATGTTATTCCCTTATGCGCGTGAATTAATTTCAAGCTTAGTAAACCGTGGTACATTCCCGGCATTAAATCTTTCTCCGGTGAATTTTGATGCGTTATTCATTGAGTATATGAACCGTCAGCAAGAAGCGGCGGAAGATACATCGGCTGAAGAAACAAAAGAAACTCAACATTAA
- the ilvA gene encoding threonine ammonia-lyase, biosynthetic, producing MKNLLTNPQPSQNDYINAVVKLGSRVYEAATVTPLQKMGKLSERIHNNIWIKREDRQSVNSFKLRGAYAMISSLSQEQKAAGVIAASAGNHAQGVALSAKQLGLKALIVMPQNTPSIKVDAVRSFGGEVLLHGANFDEAKAKALELSKEKQMTFIPPFDHPLVIAGQGTLAMEMLQQVADLDYVFVQVGGGGLTAGVALVLKQFMPEIKVIGVESKDSACLNAALDKGEPVDLAHVGLFADGVAVKRIGDETFRLCQQYLDDMVLVESDEVCAAMKDLFENVRAVSEPSGALGLAGLKKYVKQHNIQGKNMAAILSGANLNFHTLRYVSERCEIGENREALLAVTMPEQPGSFLKFVQVLGSRAVTEFSYRYADDKRACVFVGVRTADEQEKADIIADLTRNGFDVEDMSDDDIAKTHVRYLMGGRVANHSERLYTFEFPEQKGALLKFLETLQNRWNISLFHYRAHGADYGNILAGFHLDESERLEFERVLAQLNYVYEDVTESKSYRYFLR from the coding sequence ATGAAAAACTTACTCACCAATCCTCAACCCTCTCAAAACGATTATATTAATGCGGTGGTAAAACTTGGCTCACGTGTTTATGAAGCCGCAACAGTTACGCCATTGCAAAAGATGGGTAAATTATCAGAACGCATACATAATAATATTTGGATCAAACGCGAAGATCGCCAGTCGGTAAATAGTTTTAAATTGCGAGGCGCATACGCAATGATTTCCAGTCTTTCTCAGGAACAAAAAGCAGCGGGCGTAATTGCCGCTTCAGCCGGTAATCATGCGCAAGGTGTGGCATTATCCGCAAAACAACTTGGTTTAAAAGCCTTGATTGTCATGCCACAAAATACACCGAGTATTAAAGTGGACGCTGTACGTTCTTTCGGCGGCGAAGTATTGCTGCACGGCGCAAATTTTGATGAAGCCAAAGCAAAAGCCCTTGAGCTTTCCAAAGAAAAACAAATGACATTTATCCCGCCATTTGATCATCCTCTTGTGATTGCAGGTCAGGGAACGCTTGCAATGGAAATGTTACAGCAAGTGGCGGATTTGGATTATGTCTTCGTGCAAGTCGGTGGTGGCGGTTTAACTGCCGGAGTGGCACTGGTTTTAAAACAATTTATGCCTGAAATTAAAGTAATCGGTGTAGAATCCAAAGACTCGGCGTGTTTAAATGCAGCGTTGGATAAAGGCGAACCGGTCGATCTTGCACACGTGGGATTATTTGCCGATGGTGTAGCGGTAAAACGCATTGGTGATGAAACTTTCCGTTTATGTCAGCAATATCTTGATGACATGGTGTTGGTGGAAAGTGATGAAGTTTGCGCAGCAATGAAAGATTTATTTGAAAACGTACGTGCTGTCTCCGAACCCTCCGGCGCACTCGGGTTAGCCGGTTTAAAAAAATACGTGAAACAACATAATATTCAAGGCAAAAATATGGCAGCGATCTTATCCGGTGCAAACTTGAATTTCCACACTCTGCGTTATGTCTCCGAGCGTTGCGAAATCGGAGAAAATCGCGAAGCCTTGCTTGCGGTAACAATGCCGGAGCAGCCGGGCAGTTTCTTAAAATTCGTTCAAGTATTAGGCAGCCGTGCGGTAACGGAATTTAGCTATCGCTATGCCGATGATAAACGCGCTTGCGTTTTTGTGGGGGTGCGTACCGCAGACGAGCAAGAAAAAGCGGATATTATCGCCGATCTCACACGAAACGGTTTTGATGTGGAAGATATGTCTGATGATGATATTGCGAAAACTCACGTCCGCTATTTAATGGGCGGTCGTGTCGCAAACCATAGTGAACGCCTTTACACCTTTGAATTTCCGGAACAAAAAGGCGCATTATTGAAATTCTTAGAAACCTTGCAAAACCGTTGGAATATCTCATTATTCCATTATCGCGCCCATGGCGCGGACTATGGCAACATTCTTGCCGGATTCCATCTTGATGAATCCGAACGACTCGAATTTGAACGGGTTTTAGCGCAGTTAAATTATGTGTATGAAGACGTTACGGAAAGCAAATCTTATCGTTATTTCCTACGTTAA
- the gpsA gene encoding NAD(P)H-dependent glycerol-3-phosphate dehydrogenase yields the protein MIPQSPITVLGAGSYGTALAISFSRNGSPAYLWGHNPVHIQQMQTERQNHRFLPDIPFPDELYLESDLVQALNRSRDILIVVPSHAFNEILSKIRPHLQPHHRLIWATKGLERDTGRLLQTVVEEQFGTNYPLAVLSGPTFAKELAQGLPTAITLGSNNEQFALEFQERIHCSKHFRVYMNTDMIGVQLGGAIKNVIAIGAGISDGMGFGANARTALITRGIAEISRLGVSLGANPHTFMGMSGLGDLVLTCTDNQSRNRRFGLMLGEGLDTQTAMEKIGQVVEGFYNTKEAYLLAKRQGVEMPITEQIYQMLFCGKSAQDVAHSLLGRERKGE from the coding sequence ATGATACCTCAATCCCCCATCACTGTGCTTGGCGCAGGCTCTTACGGCACTGCGTTAGCAATTTCTTTTTCGCGTAACGGTTCACCGGCCTATCTTTGGGGTCATAATCCGGTGCATATTCAACAAATGCAAACGGAACGTCAAAACCACCGTTTTTTACCGGATATTCCCTTCCCTGATGAACTGTATTTAGAATCTGATCTTGTCCAAGCCCTAAATCGCTCGCGAGATATTCTCATTGTTGTGCCAAGTCACGCTTTCAATGAAATTCTCAGTAAAATTAGACCGCACTTACAGCCTCATCATCGACTTATTTGGGCAACGAAAGGATTAGAACGCGATACGGGAAGACTTTTACAGACAGTAGTGGAAGAACAGTTTGGTACAAATTATCCGCTTGCCGTACTTTCAGGCCCGACTTTCGCTAAAGAACTCGCGCAAGGTTTGCCGACTGCAATCACCTTGGGTTCTAATAATGAACAATTTGCCCTTGAGTTTCAGGAGCGAATCCATTGCAGTAAACATTTTCGTGTGTATATGAATACGGATATGATTGGTGTTCAGCTTGGCGGCGCAATTAAAAATGTGATTGCAATTGGGGCGGGAATTTCCGATGGAATGGGGTTTGGTGCGAATGCTCGTACTGCATTGATTACTCGGGGAATTGCCGAAATTAGCCGTTTAGGTGTTTCGCTTGGTGCAAATCCTCATACTTTTATGGGAATGTCGGGGCTAGGCGATTTAGTGCTTACCTGTACCGACAATCAGTCGCGTAATCGCCGCTTTGGATTAATGCTTGGTGAAGGATTGGATACGCAAACTGCAATGGAGAAAATCGGACAGGTAGTGGAAGGATTTTATAACACCAAAGAGGCTTATTTACTCGCCAAGCGGCAAGGCGTTGAAATGCCGATTACAGAACAAATTTATCAAATGCTCTTCTGTGGCAAATCCGCACAGGATGTGGCACATAGTTTACTAGGGCGTGAACGCAAAGGTGAATAA
- the ilvD gene encoding dihydroxy-acid dehydratase — MPKLRSATSTQGRNMAGARALWRATGMKEQDFGKPIIAVVNSFTQFVPGHVHLKDMGQLVAKEIEKAGGVAKEFNTIAVDDGIAMGHGGMLYSLPSRDLIADSVEYMVNAHCADAMVCISNCDKITPGMLMAAMRLNIPTIFVSGGPMEAGKTKLSDQLIRLDLVDAMIESANPNVSDERVDAIERSACPTCGSCSGMFTANSMNCLTEALGLSLPGNGSMLATHADRKELFLKAGRQIVELCKRYYEQDDDSVLPRAIGTFEAFENAMSLDIAMGGSSNTVLHLLAAAQEAGVDFKMEDIDRLSRKVPCLSKIAPNTNKYHMEDVHRAGGIMGLLGELDRAGLIHRHTNTVLGMTLEQQLNQYDIIRNRDENLHKFFRAGPAGIRTTEAFSQDCRWDSVDDDRVNGCIRNKENAISQEGGLAVLFGNIAKDGCIVKTAGVDESIWKFTGTAIVFESQEDAVAGILGGKVKEGNVVIIRYEGPKGGPGMQEMLYPTSYLKSMGLGKKCALLTDGRFSGGTSGLSIGHVSPEAASGGAIGLVRDGDIIDIDIPNRAINLQISDEELAIRRAEQDQKGWQPANRQREVSFALKVFGHFATSADKGAVRDKTLLK; from the coding sequence ATGCCAAAACTACGTTCAGCGACCAGTACACAAGGTCGTAATATGGCAGGGGCGCGTGCATTATGGCGTGCCACGGGAATGAAAGAACAGGACTTCGGTAAACCGATTATTGCGGTGGTGAATTCATTCACCCAATTTGTGCCGGGGCATGTGCATTTAAAAGATATGGGGCAGCTTGTTGCGAAGGAAATCGAAAAAGCAGGCGGTGTGGCGAAAGAATTTAATACCATTGCGGTGGATGACGGGATTGCGATGGGGCATGGCGGAATGCTTTACTCCTTACCAAGCCGAGATTTAATCGCCGACAGCGTGGAATATATGGTCAATGCCCACTGTGCCGATGCGATGGTGTGCATTTCTAACTGTGACAAAATTACGCCGGGAATGTTGATGGCGGCGATGCGTTTAAATATTCCGACTATCTTTGTTTCCGGTGGGCCGATGGAAGCGGGAAAAACCAAACTTTCCGATCAGCTTATTCGCTTGGACTTAGTTGATGCAATGATTGAGAGTGCGAATCCGAATGTCTCTGATGAACGTGTTGATGCGATTGAACGTAGTGCTTGCCCGACTTGTGGTTCTTGCTCAGGAATGTTCACTGCAAACTCAATGAACTGCTTAACGGAAGCGCTTGGTTTGAGCTTGCCGGGCAACGGTTCAATGCTGGCGACTCATGCGGATCGTAAAGAATTATTTCTAAAAGCCGGTCGTCAAATTGTAGAACTTTGCAAACGCTATTATGAACAAGATGATGACAGCGTGTTGCCGCGTGCGATAGGTACGTTTGAAGCCTTTGAAAATGCGATGAGTTTGGATATTGCCATGGGCGGTTCAAGTAACACTGTCTTGCATTTACTTGCAGCGGCACAAGAAGCCGGGGTCGATTTCAAAATGGAAGATATTGATCGCTTATCCCGCAAAGTGCCTTGTTTAAGTAAAATTGCACCGAATACTAACAAATATCATATGGAAGATGTTCACCGTGCCGGTGGTATTATGGGGCTATTGGGAGAACTTGATCGCGCAGGTTTAATTCACCGTCATACCAACACGGTATTGGGCATGACGTTAGAACAACAATTAAACCAATACGATATTATTCGTAACCGAGACGAAAACCTACATAAATTTTTCCGCGCAGGCCCAGCCGGTATTCGTACAACGGAGGCATTTTCACAAGATTGCCGTTGGGATAGCGTAGATGATGACCGTGTGAACGGTTGCATTCGCAATAAAGAAAACGCCATTTCACAAGAAGGCGGTTTGGCAGTGTTATTCGGTAATATTGCGAAAGACGGTTGCATTGTAAAAACCGCCGGTGTCGATGAATCTATCTGGAAATTTACCGGCACGGCAATCGTATTTGAAAGCCAAGAAGATGCCGTTGCCGGCATTTTAGGCGGCAAAGTGAAAGAGGGTAATGTGGTCATCATTCGTTACGAAGGGCCGAAAGGCGGACCGGGCATGCAAGAAATGTTGTATCCGACCAGCTACTTAAAATCTATGGGATTAGGAAAAAAATGTGCCCTATTGACGGACGGGCGTTTTTCCGGCGGTACTTCAGGCTTGTCTATCGGGCACGTTTCTCCGGAGGCGGCTTCAGGCGGTGCGATAGGTTTAGTTCGTGACGGCGATATCATTGATATTGATATTCCGAACCGTGCAATTAACCTTCAAATCAGCGATGAAGAACTTGCTATCCGCCGAGCGGAACAAGATCAAAAAGGCTGGCAACCGGCAAACCGCCAACGTGAAGTGTCATTTGCACTGAAAGTATTCGGTCATTTTGCAACTTCTGCGGATAAAGGTGCGGTACGTGATAAAACACTTTTAAAATAA
- a CDS encoding rhodanese-like domain-containing protein has translation MQEFLPDAIQFAQKHTLLTVSWFAIFAVVIYTFFKSATEKFKIIQHPEAIRLINNEDAVVIDLRTLDEYQRGHIINSINLLPSDIKNANLGKIEQHKEKPLILVDVNGISAPTSAALLTKQGFARVYVLKEGIAAWMGANLPIVKKHK, from the coding sequence ATGCAAGAATTTCTACCTGATGCAATTCAATTTGCTCAAAAGCACACTTTGTTAACGGTTTCTTGGTTTGCCATTTTTGCCGTAGTGATTTACACCTTTTTTAAATCTGCGACTGAGAAATTTAAAATTATTCAACATCCTGAAGCCATTCGTTTAATAAATAATGAAGATGCGGTAGTTATCGATCTTCGCACTTTAGATGAATATCAACGAGGCCATATCATTAACAGTATTAACCTTCTTCCAAGCGATATTAAAAATGCAAATTTAGGTAAAATCGAGCAACATAAAGAAAAACCATTAATTTTAGTTGATGTGAATGGTATTTCTGCACCGACTTCTGCGGCATTGCTGACTAAACAGGGCTTTGCACGCGTTTATGTATTAAAAGAAGGTATTGCTGCTTGGATGGGAGCGAATTTACCGATTGTTAAAAAACACAAATAA